One Deinococcus grandis DNA window includes the following coding sequences:
- a CDS encoding DegV family protein gives MIAVLTDSTCDLHPDSAAQLGINIIPLQVSMQQRTFSDWQDIDPDAVYDHMRAGGSASTSPVSVAAFEQRYRELLSTHDAVISLHLSGKLSDTVRHAQQAAQQLGEAGRIQVIDTEVACGPLAELALVARDQVTAGLELHQVARAVLEARNSMYAELSVATLDYLRRSGRVSRAQAFLGGMLGVRPVLTFERGELKATRRAKVDQAAGDMLGSLKERFGNTPLSVTIMHAGRDTGRINALRTAMVGSGLNVQRGRVQLMGPVIGAHVGPGTYGFNAIPLG, from the coding sequence ATGATTGCTGTTCTCACGGATTCCACCTGCGACCTGCACCCCGACAGTGCCGCGCAGCTCGGGATCAACATCATTCCGCTGCAGGTCAGCATGCAGCAGCGCACCTTCTCCGACTGGCAGGACATCGACCCGGACGCCGTGTACGACCACATGCGCGCCGGGGGCAGCGCCAGCACATCCCCCGTGAGCGTCGCCGCTTTTGAACAGCGCTACCGTGAACTGCTGAGCACGCACGACGCCGTGATCAGCCTGCACCTCTCCGGCAAGCTGTCCGATACGGTGCGGCACGCCCAGCAGGCCGCGCAGCAGCTGGGCGAGGCGGGCCGTATCCAGGTGATCGACACCGAGGTCGCCTGCGGTCCGCTGGCCGAACTGGCCCTGGTGGCGCGCGATCAGGTCACCGCCGGGCTGGAGCTGCATCAGGTGGCGCGCGCCGTGCTGGAGGCCCGCAACAGCATGTACGCCGAACTGTCGGTCGCCACGCTGGACTACTTGCGCCGCAGCGGCCGCGTCAGCCGCGCGCAGGCGTTCCTGGGCGGCATGCTGGGCGTCCGTCCGGTCCTCACCTTCGAGCGGGGCGAACTGAAAGCCACCCGCCGCGCCAAGGTGGATCAGGCGGCGGGCGACATGCTCGGCAGCCTCAAGGAGCGCTTCGGGAACACCCCGCTGAGCGTCACGATCATGCACGCCGGGCGGGACACGGGGCGCATCAACGCCCTGCGCACCGCGATGGTGGGCAGCGGCCTGAACGTGCAGCGCGGCCGCGTGCAGCTCATGGGCCCCGTGATCGGCGCGCACGTCGGGCCCGGCACGTACGGCTTCAACGCCATTCCGCTCGGCTGA
- a CDS encoding hemolysin family protein, producing the protein MGQPLLEFGILVALLIINGFFSGSELGVVSARRSRLQAQANAGNRGARRAVELSENPGAFLATVQIGITLIGTVSAVFAGGSLTRYLEAALTPVLGDLAPSAASVGVVLMVTFLSLVLGELAPKNIALRNPEALAMRVAPFFAGLARVAGPVVWLLEVTTRGLLRLLGMRGETQEQITEEDVKALVMQASESGSLEAGERERIDHVLRFNDRRARDLMTPRADAVTLRADLPLADLIACVLATPHDRYPVTDETGDVTGQVAVADLLRAVTEGGSVLDHVQSVVFVPETAWAEDVLTRLAGEAGQRLAIVVDEYGVFTGLLTTTDLLTELAGVNTPDDVGLLVMRDDGSFLVDGGMPMHDLRDHLPLPALPREEFSTLAGYVLEVLGEFPAVGARASHDGWELEVLDLDGPRIDRVLITPPGRPQDS; encoded by the coding sequence GTGGGTCAACCGCTCCTGGAATTCGGCATTCTCGTCGCACTGCTGATCATCAACGGCTTCTTCTCGGGTTCGGAACTGGGCGTGGTGTCGGCCCGGCGGTCCCGGCTGCAGGCGCAGGCGAACGCCGGGAACCGGGGCGCGCGCCGCGCCGTGGAACTCTCGGAGAACCCCGGCGCGTTCCTGGCGACCGTGCAGATCGGCATCACCCTGATCGGCACCGTCAGTGCCGTGTTCGCCGGGGGGAGCCTCACGCGGTACCTGGAGGCGGCGCTGACGCCCGTGCTGGGCGACCTCGCCCCGAGTGCCGCGTCGGTCGGCGTGGTCCTGATGGTCACGTTCCTGTCGCTGGTGCTGGGTGAACTGGCCCCGAAGAACATCGCGCTGCGCAACCCGGAAGCGCTCGCCATGCGGGTCGCGCCGTTCTTCGCGGGGCTGGCGCGCGTCGCTGGGCCCGTCGTGTGGCTGTTGGAGGTCACCACGCGCGGCCTGCTGCGCCTGCTGGGCATGCGCGGCGAGACGCAGGAGCAGATCACCGAGGAGGACGTCAAGGCACTGGTCATGCAGGCCTCGGAGAGCGGCAGTCTGGAAGCGGGCGAGCGGGAACGCATCGATCACGTGCTGCGCTTCAACGACCGCCGCGCCCGCGACCTCATGACGCCCCGCGCGGACGCCGTGACGCTGCGCGCCGACCTGCCGCTGGCCGACCTGATCGCGTGCGTGCTGGCCACGCCGCACGACCGCTACCCCGTCACCGACGAGACCGGCGACGTGACCGGACAGGTGGCCGTGGCGGACCTGCTCCGCGCCGTGACCGAGGGCGGCAGCGTCCTCGACCACGTGCAGAGCGTCGTGTTCGTCCCGGAAACCGCGTGGGCCGAGGACGTCCTGACCCGCCTGGCAGGCGAGGCCGGGCAGCGACTGGCGATCGTCGTGGACGAGTACGGCGTGTTCACGGGCCTGCTGACCACCACCGACCTCCTGACCGAACTGGCAGGCGTGAATACCCCGGACGACGTGGGGCTGCTGGTCATGCGCGACGACGGGAGCTTCCTGGTGGACGGCGGCATGCCCATGCACGACCTGCGCGACCACCTGCCCCTCCCCGCGCTGCCCCGCGAGGAGTTCAGCACGCTCGCCGGGTACGTGCTGGAAGTCCTGGGCGAGTTCCCGGCCGTGGGTGCCCGCGCCAGTCACGACGGCTGGGAACTGGAAGTGCTGGACCTGGACGGGCCGCGCATCGACCGGGTGCTGATCACGCCGCCGGGCCGCCCGCAGGACAGCTGA
- a CDS encoding chloride channel protein: protein MRSPLPRAVLHRLETGRLVVLSVLLGALVGGLCIVLRLALDALIAFAVRLTDYAPPGTTGEGGLMMAFGTAAHWGLITLPLAAVAYAALVRPGEGDPLTQLVRGYHQRGQWAPAPTQLRTLAGSLVAHSSGLLLGRDAPFTMTGMLGARLMQRVTRLDSVEFRTLTLAGAAAGLGAVLHAPLAAAVLIAEVLYRRFEFEFEVVMPCLLAAVAGTAVYGLAFGFTPLLTFPDVQVPAAAQLPAFALVGLGATLLGWLALLSCSALPAGALRGWRRLAFAGAVGLLTAVVAQRLTPSVLGDGLGWLQLGAGGFVADGDQQAAWRWVLLALGLHVALGGGVLPSVGVGGLLGVGLANLLGVDPAVAAMVGAAAFLTVTLNVPLAATLLAVTWGGEALLPVTLAACSVAHLLSGTRGLIESQVHARRDSGVHAATPAWLPDTVRYMPRRPVDAPAVPYDAATPAAPLDADALPSPSSDRELYRRVVPASWRGARLGVVTLPPGVEVVGVVRDGSVRLPRPDLRLTAMDELVFLARPDAYTALEGVLRLPGA from the coding sequence ATGCGTTCCCCGCTCCCCCGCGCCGTCCTGCACCGCCTGGAAACCGGAAGGCTGGTGGTGCTCAGCGTGCTGCTGGGCGCCCTGGTCGGCGGGCTGTGCATCGTGCTGCGCCTGGCGCTGGACGCCCTGATCGCCTTCGCCGTGCGCCTGACCGACTACGCGCCCCCCGGCACGACCGGCGAGGGCGGCCTGATGATGGCCTTCGGTACCGCCGCCCACTGGGGCCTGATCACCCTGCCCCTGGCGGCCGTCGCGTACGCCGCCCTGGTCCGCCCCGGCGAGGGCGACCCCCTGACCCAACTGGTGCGCGGCTACCACCAGCGTGGCCAGTGGGCGCCCGCCCCCACGCAACTGCGCACCCTGGCGGGCAGTCTGGTCGCGCACTCGTCCGGGCTGCTGCTGGGCCGCGACGCTCCGTTCACCATGACCGGCATGCTCGGCGCGCGCCTCATGCAGCGCGTCACGCGGCTCGACAGCGTCGAGTTCCGCACCCTGACCCTCGCGGGCGCCGCCGCCGGACTGGGCGCCGTGCTGCACGCCCCGCTGGCGGCCGCCGTGCTGATCGCCGAGGTCCTGTACCGCCGCTTCGAGTTCGAGTTCGAGGTCGTCATGCCCTGCCTGCTGGCCGCCGTGGCGGGGACCGCCGTGTACGGACTGGCGTTCGGCTTCACGCCCCTGCTGACCTTTCCGGACGTGCAGGTCCCGGCCGCCGCGCAGCTGCCCGCGTTCGCACTCGTGGGGCTCGGCGCGACCCTGCTGGGCTGGCTGGCCCTCCTGAGCTGCTCGGCGCTGCCCGCTGGCGCCCTGCGGGGCTGGCGCCGCCTGGCGTTCGCGGGTGCCGTCGGGCTGCTCACGGCGGTCGTCGCGCAGCGCCTCACGCCCAGCGTCCTCGGGGACGGGCTGGGGTGGCTGCAACTGGGCGCCGGGGGGTTCGTCGCGGACGGCGACCAGCAGGCCGCGTGGCGCTGGGTGCTGCTCGCGCTGGGCCTGCACGTCGCGCTGGGTGGCGGCGTCCTGCCCTCGGTCGGGGTGGGAGGCCTGCTGGGCGTCGGGCTGGCGAACCTGCTCGGCGTGGACCCGGCCGTCGCGGCCATGGTGGGCGCCGCGGCGTTCCTGACCGTCACGCTGAACGTGCCGCTCGCCGCGACCCTGCTCGCCGTCACCTGGGGCGGCGAGGCGCTGCTGCCGGTCACGCTGGCCGCATGCAGCGTCGCGCACCTGCTCAGCGGCACGCGCGGCCTGATCGAAAGTCAGGTGCACGCCCGGCGTGACAGTGGCGTGCACGCCGCCACGCCCGCGTGGCTGCCCGACACCGTGCGCTACATGCCGCGCCGCCCGGTCGACGCGCCCGCCGTGCCCTACGACGCCGCCACACCCGCCGCGCCCCTGGACGCCGACGCCCTGCCGTCCCCCTCCAGCGACCGGGAACTGTACCGCCGCGTGGTGCCCGCCAGCTGGCGCGGCGCGCGCCTGGGCGTCGTAACCCTGCCGCCCGGCGTGGAGGTCGTGGGCGTCGTGCGGGACGGCTCGGTGCGCCTGCCACGCCCGGACCTGCGCCTGACCGCCATGGACGAACTGGTGTTCCTCGCCCGGCCCGATGCGTACACCGCCCTGGAGGGTGTGCTGCGCCTGCCCGGCGCCTGA
- the argC gene encoding N-acetyl-gamma-glutamyl-phosphate reductase, protein MHDQKTVAIVGGSGYAGGEFLRLALNHPHLNVTQVTSERNAGTPVSMVHPNLRGRTNLKFRKAADLDEADIIVLALPHGSAAKKIAEYEARGKIIVDLSADFRLKDPEVYRTTYGEDHPTPEKLGEWVYGNPELHREDLRGATRIACAGCFATSVILALYPLLKLGVLLPKDIIATGLVGSSAAGASASDASHHPERAGSLRVYKPVGHRHTAEAQQELPGHFPLHLTAISTPRVRGILTTAQAWIPDGYSDRDVWSAYREVYGAEPFIRIVKVAKGIHRYPDPMLLDGTNYCDIGFEMDQDTGRVVLMSAIDNLVKGTAGHAIQSLNIALDWPETTGLEFAGLHPA, encoded by the coding sequence ATGCACGACCAGAAGACCGTCGCCATCGTCGGCGGCAGCGGCTACGCCGGCGGGGAATTCCTGCGCCTCGCCCTGAACCACCCCCACCTGAACGTCACGCAGGTCACCAGCGAACGCAACGCCGGCACCCCCGTCAGCATGGTCCACCCCAACCTGCGCGGCCGCACCAACCTGAAATTCCGCAAGGCGGCCGACCTGGACGAGGCCGACATCATCGTGCTGGCCCTCCCGCACGGCAGCGCCGCGAAGAAGATCGCCGAGTACGAGGCCAGGGGCAAGATCATCGTGGACCTGTCCGCCGACTTCCGCCTCAAGGACCCCGAGGTCTACCGCACCACGTACGGCGAGGACCACCCCACCCCCGAGAAACTGGGCGAGTGGGTGTACGGCAACCCGGAGCTGCACCGCGAGGACCTGCGCGGCGCGACCCGCATCGCCTGCGCCGGGTGCTTCGCCACCAGCGTCATCCTGGCCCTGTACCCCCTGCTGAAACTGGGCGTGCTGCTGCCCAAGGACATCATCGCCACCGGACTGGTCGGCAGCAGCGCCGCCGGAGCGAGCGCCAGCGACGCCTCTCACCACCCCGAGCGCGCCGGGAGCCTGCGGGTGTACAAACCCGTCGGGCACCGCCACACCGCCGAGGCCCAGCAGGAACTCCCGGGGCACTTCCCGCTGCACCTGACCGCGATCAGCACCCCCCGCGTGCGTGGCATCCTGACGACCGCGCAGGCCTGGATTCCCGACGGCTACAGCGACCGCGACGTCTGGAGCGCCTACCGCGAGGTGTACGGCGCCGAGCCGTTCATCCGGATCGTGAAGGTCGCCAAGGGCATCCACCGCTACCCGGACCCCATGCTGCTCGACGGGACGAACTACTGCGACATCGGCTTCGAGATGGACCAGGACACCGGGCGCGTGGTCCTGATGTCCGCCATCGACAACCTGGTCAAGGGCACCGCCGGGCACGCCATTCAGAGCCTGAACATCGCCCTGGACTGGCCCGAGACGACTGGCCTGGAGTTCGCGGGCCTGCACCCCGCCTGA
- the secD gene encoding protein translocase subunit SecD, translating into MTYGNKGKKSGRSAPRSAPTASKPNLWTGLILLLTLLASVAYIWRPWEHKDNVWSLWNDKFQFMTLGLDLKGGLRIELAPETGTATKDELDRVKTVIENRINALGVAEPTVTVAGGKRVVVEIPGATPAVQDRAREIIKQTARLEFRIVQANAQPDQTLAQKNPRSGGYSLAQLGPVEATGEVIQNAQAATDPQSGRWVVTFQNTDAGSAKFGEFTGKNIGKLMAVVLDDQIQSVATIQSRLNRDVQITGNFDAQEANQLALVLKSGALPIKIKTEAEQAIGPSLGADAIRSGAIASLVGIGLVFVMLFGYYGFWFGLVGALGLLFSSIVILGMLAGFGATLTLPGIAGLVLTIGAAVDGNVISFERIKEELFKGKGIKNAIRAGYDHSTAAVLDVNASHLLSALALYTYSTGAVKGFAVTLIIGVIASTFSNLVFAKWFIQWLAQRRPNMSAPQWIKETHIDFIRPARIITTLSVLLAIAGGVAVLTKGLNYGVDFSSGTTITAKTSAETTTEQVRAAVTGAGVEKANGQSTVILRNVVTGQEGASYTIKVPELTPEERVAVQAAVQKLPQGSVQATETVGPAVGKELTQKTIYAVLLGLGLILVYVGFRFDFIMGVGSILAAIHDVMIAMGLFALLNLEFTVATVAALLTLIGYSLNDSIIVSDRIRENIKEMRGKSYREIVNLAINQTLSRTIMTSVSTMLPLLSLLIFGGPVLRDFSLVLLVGILIGTYSSIYIVAPLVVYFEEWRDRRKAGGQAAKA; encoded by the coding sequence ATGACGTACGGAAACAAAGGCAAGAAATCCGGTCGCTCTGCCCCGCGCAGCGCGCCGACCGCGAGTAAACCGAACCTCTGGACCGGGCTGATCCTGCTGCTGACGCTGCTGGCGTCGGTGGCGTACATCTGGCGGCCCTGGGAGCACAAGGACAACGTCTGGAGTCTGTGGAACGACAAGTTCCAATTCATGACGCTGGGGCTGGACCTCAAGGGCGGTCTGCGCATTGAGCTGGCCCCGGAGACCGGCACCGCCACGAAGGACGAACTGGACCGCGTGAAGACGGTCATCGAGAACCGCATCAACGCGCTGGGCGTGGCCGAACCGACCGTGACGGTCGCCGGGGGCAAGCGCGTGGTCGTGGAGATCCCGGGCGCGACACCCGCCGTGCAGGACCGCGCGCGCGAGATCATCAAGCAGACGGCGCGCCTGGAGTTCCGGATCGTGCAGGCGAACGCCCAGCCCGATCAGACGCTGGCGCAGAAGAACCCGCGCAGCGGTGGCTACTCGCTGGCGCAACTGGGCCCGGTCGAGGCGACCGGTGAGGTCATCCAGAACGCGCAGGCGGCGACCGACCCGCAGTCCGGACGCTGGGTCGTGACCTTCCAGAACACCGATGCGGGCTCCGCGAAGTTCGGCGAGTTCACGGGCAAGAACATCGGCAAGCTGATGGCCGTGGTGCTGGACGACCAGATCCAGAGCGTGGCGACCATCCAGAGCCGCCTGAACCGGGACGTGCAGATCACCGGGAACTTCGACGCGCAGGAAGCGAACCAGCTGGCGCTGGTGCTCAAGTCGGGCGCGCTGCCCATCAAGATCAAGACCGAGGCCGAGCAGGCCATCGGGCCGAGCCTGGGCGCGGACGCGATCCGCAGCGGCGCGATCGCGTCGCTGGTCGGGATCGGGCTGGTGTTCGTGATGCTGTTCGGGTACTACGGCTTCTGGTTCGGTCTGGTGGGCGCGCTGGGTCTGCTGTTCTCCAGCATCGTGATCCTGGGGATGCTGGCGGGATTCGGCGCCACGCTGACCCTGCCGGGCATCGCGGGGCTGGTCCTGACGATCGGCGCGGCGGTGGACGGCAACGTGATCTCCTTCGAGCGCATCAAGGAAGAACTGTTCAAGGGTAAAGGCATCAAGAACGCCATCCGGGCCGGGTACGACCACTCGACGGCGGCGGTGCTGGACGTGAACGCCTCGCACCTGCTGTCCGCGCTGGCGCTGTACACGTACTCGACGGGCGCCGTGAAGGGCTTCGCGGTGACGCTGATCATCGGCGTGATCGCCTCGACCTTCTCGAACCTCGTGTTCGCGAAGTGGTTCATCCAGTGGCTCGCGCAGCGCAGGCCCAACATGAGTGCGCCGCAGTGGATCAAGGAGACGCACATCGACTTCATCCGCCCCGCGCGGATCATCACGACCCTCAGCGTGCTGCTGGCGATCGCGGGCGGCGTGGCGGTGCTCACCAAGGGCCTGAACTACGGGGTGGACTTCTCGTCGGGGACGACCATCACCGCGAAGACCAGCGCCGAGACGACCACCGAGCAGGTCCGCGCGGCCGTGACGGGCGCGGGTGTGGAGAAGGCGAACGGGCAGAGCACCGTGATCCTGCGCAACGTGGTGACCGGGCAGGAGGGCGCGTCCTACACCATCAAGGTGCCGGAACTGACGCCCGAGGAGCGGGTGGCCGTGCAGGCCGCCGTGCAGAAGCTGCCGCAGGGCAGCGTGCAGGCCACCGAGACGGTCGGCCCGGCCGTCGGGAAGGAACTCACGCAGAAGACCATCTACGCCGTGCTGCTGGGCCTGGGGCTGATCCTGGTGTACGTGGGCTTCCGCTTCGACTTCATCATGGGGGTCGGCTCGATCCTGGCCGCCATCCACGACGTGATGATCGCCATGGGGCTGTTCGCGCTGCTGAACCTGGAGTTCACCGTGGCGACCGTGGCGGCCCTGCTGACCCTGATCGGCTACTCGCTGAACGACTCGATCATCGTGTCGGACCGCATCCGCGAGAACATCAAGGAGATGCGCGGCAAGTCGTACCGCGAGATCGTGAACCTGGCGATCAACCAGACGCTGTCGCGCACGATCATGACTTCGGTCAGCACGATGCTGCCGCTGCTGAGCCTGCTGATCTTCGGCGGGCCGGTGCTGCGGGACTTCAGCCTGGTGCTGCTGGTGGGCATCCTGATCGGGACGTACTCCAGCATCTACATCGTGGCGCCGCTGGTGGTGTACTTCGAGGAGTGGCGTGACCGCCGCAAGGCCGGGGGGCAGGCCGCCAAGGCGTAA
- the sodA gene encoding superoxide dismutase [Mn] has product MAYELPTLPYAYDALEPHIDARTMEIHHTKHHQTYVDNANKALEGTEFASLPVEDLIQKLDQVPADKKTALRNNAGGHANHSLFWQVMGPQGSGQPSGELADAITAAFGSFDAFKEKFEDAAKTRFGSGWAWLVVKDGALAVVSTANQDNPLMGEAVAGVSGTPVLGVDVWEHAYYLNYQNKRPDYLKAFWNVVNWDEVARRYAAAK; this is encoded by the coding sequence ATGGCCTACGAACTGCCCACGCTGCCCTACGCCTACGACGCCCTCGAGCCCCACATCGACGCGCGCACCATGGAGATCCACCACACCAAGCACCACCAGACGTACGTGGACAACGCGAACAAGGCGCTCGAAGGCACCGAGTTCGCCAGCCTGCCGGTCGAGGACCTGATCCAGAAACTCGATCAGGTGCCCGCCGACAAGAAGACCGCCCTGCGCAACAACGCGGGCGGGCACGCCAACCACAGCCTGTTCTGGCAGGTCATGGGGCCCCAGGGCAGCGGTCAGCCCAGCGGTGAACTGGCCGACGCGATCACCGCGGCCTTCGGGTCCTTCGACGCGTTCAAGGAGAAGTTCGAGGACGCCGCCAAGACCCGCTTCGGCAGCGGCTGGGCGTGGCTGGTCGTGAAAGACGGCGCGCTGGCCGTCGTGAGCACCGCCAACCAGGACAACCCCCTGATGGGCGAGGCCGTCGCGGGCGTCAGCGGCACGCCGGTCCTCGGGGTGGACGTGTGGGAGCACGCGTACTACCTGAACTACCAGAACAAGCGCCCTGACTACCTGAAGGCGTTCTGGAACGTCGTGAACTGGGACGAGGTCGCGCGCCGCTACGCCGCCGCGAAGTAA
- the asnS gene encoding asparagine--tRNA ligase: protein MSVHSSIHDLAQHVGQTVTVHAWLQDKSGKGKIQFLKLRDGSGFVQATVFKTDVPEEVFEQAKRLTQEQAVTVTGEVRADERAPGGVELSLRDLTVISENHGEYPITPKEHGIEFLMDHRHVWLRHRRPWAIMRVRDSVQRAVVDFFHGEGFIRFDAPFFTPNAAEGTTELFEIDLFGEDKAYLSQTGQLHAEAGAFAFGKVYTFGPTFRAEKSKTRRHLLEFWMIEPEVVPSNHTENMALQERFVSFLVRRVLDECQEELKILGRDQSKLAGAAEGNYPRVTYTDALDIIRKHIEDRDLPANVQEDVQPVEWGDDLGAPHETILGHHFDRPVIIERYPAAIKAFYMQPDPQDPRVALCDDMIAPEGYGEIIGGSERIHDYDLLKSRIEHEGLPLEAFEWYLDLRKTGSMPHAGFGMGLERVIAWITGIDHIREAIPFPRMLTRMRP, encoded by the coding sequence ATGAGCGTTCATTCCAGCATTCACGACCTCGCGCAGCACGTGGGGCAGACCGTCACCGTTCACGCCTGGCTGCAGGACAAGAGCGGCAAGGGCAAGATCCAGTTCCTGAAACTCCGCGACGGCAGCGGCTTCGTGCAGGCCACCGTCTTCAAGACCGACGTGCCCGAGGAGGTGTTCGAGCAGGCCAAGCGCCTCACGCAGGAGCAGGCCGTCACCGTGACCGGCGAGGTCCGCGCCGACGAGCGCGCCCCGGGCGGCGTGGAACTCAGCCTGCGGGACCTGACCGTGATCAGCGAGAACCACGGCGAGTACCCCATCACGCCCAAGGAGCACGGCATCGAGTTCCTGATGGACCACCGTCACGTCTGGCTGCGCCACCGCCGCCCCTGGGCGATCATGCGCGTGCGCGACAGCGTCCAGCGCGCCGTCGTGGACTTCTTCCACGGCGAGGGCTTCATCCGCTTCGACGCGCCGTTCTTCACCCCGAACGCCGCCGAGGGCACCACCGAACTGTTCGAGATCGACCTGTTCGGCGAGGACAAGGCGTACCTGTCCCAGACGGGGCAGCTGCACGCGGAGGCGGGCGCGTTCGCGTTCGGCAAGGTGTACACCTTCGGCCCGACCTTCCGCGCCGAGAAGAGCAAGACCCGCCGTCACCTGCTGGAATTCTGGATGATCGAACCCGAGGTGGTGCCCAGCAACCACACCGAGAACATGGCGCTGCAGGAGCGCTTCGTGAGCTTCCTGGTGCGCCGCGTGCTGGACGAATGCCAGGAGGAACTGAAGATCCTCGGGCGCGACCAGAGCAAGCTGGCGGGCGCCGCGGAAGGCAACTACCCGCGCGTGACGTACACCGACGCGCTGGACATCATCCGGAAGCACATCGAGGACCGCGACCTGCCCGCCAACGTGCAGGAGGACGTGCAGCCCGTCGAGTGGGGCGACGACCTGGGCGCCCCGCACGAGACGATCCTCGGCCACCACTTCGACCGTCCCGTGATCATCGAGCGGTATCCGGCGGCCATCAAGGCGTTCTACATGCAGCCCGACCCGCAGGACCCCCGCGTGGCGCTGTGCGACGACATGATCGCGCCCGAAGGCTACGGCGAGATCATCGGCGGCAGCGAACGCATCCACGACTACGACCTGCTCAAATCCCGCATCGAGCACGAGGGTCTGCCGCTGGAGGCCTTCGAGTGGTACCTGGACCTGCGCAAGACCGGCAGCATGCCCCACGCGGGCTTCGGCATGGGCCTGGAACGCGTGATCGCCTGGATCACGGGGATCGACCACATCCGCGAGGCGATTCCCTTCCCGCGTATGCTCACGCGCATGCGCCCCTGA
- the infB gene encoding translation initiation factor IF-2 — MSKVRIYTLAKDLGVENAKMLDILDGLGVSYKSVSSTIEEDTVELIKEILAAEAEGGAPAQADADTTPAAAPTGAPAQTTAQTAPQATEAAAQTGAAPVADQTEAPVSTEKEIPHRAPVVTIMGHVDHGKTSLLDYIRKTKVAAKEAGGITQHVGAFEAKTSKGKIVFIDTPGHEAFTTIRARGANVADIAIIVIAADDSLMPQTREAIAHAQAAKVPMIVAINKVDLPQADPERVKTDLTQLNLVPEEYGGDLVVVPVSAKTGEGVEDLLEYISLTAEIEDLRADPKGTFSGVVIEGKVDKQAGVLATVMVQEGTLHVSDFLVVGENYGKIKAMTDSSGARIKEAGPSTPVQILGFSEVPSSGEKVISAKNEHAAREVVAGRADVRRDEEDARDRRKGQRSLEDLLGPLGTIRTVNLILRADTQGSVEAIQGILARKEKDDVKINVMLAGIGAPTEGDVLLASTAEATILCFSVTASGGVKKVADTKGVDIKSYRIIYELIDEVDRLIKGNLEPVFEEKYLGRAEVRMVIRHPKSGNIAGSYVTDGSLKRNAKAKVTRGKQVVYEGTIVGLKRFKDDVREVQTGYECGINVDWNDVMEGDIIEASEMVEVEQN, encoded by the coding sequence ATGTCGAAAGTTCGTATTTATACCCTCGCCAAGGACCTTGGCGTCGAAAACGCGAAGATGCTGGACATCCTCGACGGGCTCGGCGTGTCCTACAAGAGCGTCAGCAGCACCATCGAGGAAGACACCGTCGAACTGATCAAGGAGATCCTGGCCGCCGAGGCCGAGGGCGGCGCACCCGCCCAGGCCGACGCCGACACGACCCCCGCGGCCGCGCCCACCGGGGCGCCCGCCCAGACCACCGCCCAGACCGCTCCTCAGGCGACCGAAGCGGCGGCCCAGACCGGCGCCGCCCCGGTGGCCGACCAGACCGAGGCACCCGTGAGCACCGAGAAGGAAATCCCGCACCGCGCGCCGGTCGTGACCATCATGGGTCACGTCGACCACGGCAAGACCAGCCTGCTGGACTACATCCGCAAGACCAAGGTCGCGGCGAAGGAAGCCGGGGGCATCACCCAGCACGTCGGCGCGTTCGAGGCGAAGACCAGCAAGGGCAAGATCGTGTTCATCGACACGCCCGGCCACGAGGCCTTCACGACCATCCGCGCGCGCGGCGCGAACGTCGCCGACATCGCGATCATCGTGATCGCCGCCGACGACAGCCTCATGCCGCAGACCCGCGAGGCCATCGCGCACGCGCAGGCCGCCAAGGTCCCCATGATCGTCGCGATCAACAAGGTCGACCTGCCCCAGGCCGACCCGGAACGCGTCAAGACCGACCTGACCCAGCTGAACCTCGTGCCCGAAGAGTACGGCGGTGACCTGGTCGTCGTGCCCGTGTCCGCCAAGACCGGCGAGGGCGTCGAGGACCTGCTGGAGTACATCAGCCTGACCGCCGAGATCGAGGACCTGCGCGCCGACCCGAAAGGCACCTTCAGCGGCGTGGTCATCGAGGGCAAGGTGGACAAGCAGGCGGGCGTCCTGGCGACCGTCATGGTGCAGGAGGGCACGCTGCACGTCAGCGACTTCCTGGTCGTGGGCGAGAACTACGGCAAGATCAAGGCGATGACCGACAGTAGCGGCGCGCGCATCAAGGAAGCGGGCCCGAGCACCCCCGTGCAGATCCTGGGCTTCAGCGAGGTCCCCAGCAGCGGCGAGAAGGTCATCAGCGCCAAGAACGAGCACGCCGCCCGTGAAGTCGTCGCCGGTCGCGCCGACGTCCGCCGCGACGAGGAAGACGCCCGCGACCGCCGCAAGGGCCAGCGCAGCCTCGAGGACCTCCTCGGGCCGCTGGGCACGATCCGCACCGTGAACCTGATCCTGCGCGCCGACACGCAGGGCAGCGTGGAAGCCATCCAGGGCATCCTCGCCCGCAAGGAAAAGGACGACGTCAAGATCAACGTGATGCTCGCCGGGATCGGTGCGCCCACCGAGGGTGACGTGCTGCTGGCCTCCACGGCCGAGGCGACCATCCTGTGCTTCAGCGTCACCGCGTCCGGCGGCGTGAAGAAGGTCGCGGACACCAAGGGCGTGGACATCAAGTCCTACCGGATCATCTACGAACTCATCGACGAGGTGGACCGCCTGATCAAGGGCAACCTCGAACCCGTGTTCGAGGAGAAGTACCTGGGCCGCGCCGAGGTCCGCATGGTCATCCGCCACCCCAAGAGCGGCAACATCGCCGGATCGTACGTCACCGACGGCAGCCTCAAGCGCAACGCGAAGGCGAAAGTCACGCGCGGCAAGCAGGTCGTGTACGAGGGCACCATCGTGGGCCTCAAGCGCTTCAAGGACGACGTCCGCGAAGTGCAGACCGGCTACGAGTGCGGCATCAACGTGGACTGGAACGACGTGATGGAAGGCGACATCATCGAAGCCAGCGAGATGGTCGAAGTCGAGCAGAACTAA